A single Campylobacter hyointestinalis subsp. hyointestinalis DNA region contains:
- a CDS encoding EAL domain-containing protein, whose protein sequence is MSSSDLLSYGLIKRAYLISVLSIVSIISLIIFIFFIKIDKIENNLKTLNLYYMSNIINKIDFINHDFSLLKDSKISTTKFKQIVDSHMFLKAVYILDKDSKIMQTYGDPEQRLDSFLIFDKKRKFRENGVFISRFVFDNDGNATVFMAIPSYEGTKILAQVDISKIVHSLSMTNDTFFIDSSGFLLPGGNGENIYDMLSLKNDLKSNDNYGISFDGEGGASFYCVHFNDILNIGIVSKKPFLDIFKENLAFFSLALIALVLFGLLAFDNFLFIREGFVKQIKNLKEMLEKLKIGEFYQSELSGAFKDIQENTIDIYLQELIAINDLRDYKEQYALIFQKSSINILFIDAKTAQIIDASSAAVEFYGYDKTHLLSMSFYKLQACNPYKHAHVQANSLYDSGNILCTHKMANGDLRKVQISTTPILTNLNSLYFMIVWDVTEHQLKLDNLRKEKQLLGLSPVLIVSFKLDEIWKVVQISNNVSDILGYNVEDVIFNDFGFKSIIHEEDIIPILRDVNHKVKLFGTYYEPDGEFERSCRILLKSKKYEWFKVYIKISKDSFDGIIATLFMFKNSRQKLLEDMYKEKINKYQNFLWASSAISFEYDCKSQTYHFSNNFFNLLEYKPEELDTIKFETLAKIIHQNDLDKFYKMQTKCINGDIDNLYLEIRFVSKDERIIWMAIKGKRLNSHQDIGNICGIIEDISKRIKTESQLKLIASVFSYSREAITITDLHANILDVNDAFTQITGYSKEEVIGKNPNILSSNRHNVDFYVDMWKNIKEFGFWRGEIWNKRKNGDVYPEMLTISSVKNGDGEVQNYVGIFSDITQSKKNEVRLEQIAHFDPLTKLPNKFFVLEKLSKFMKEAKANNKKLGLVYFDLDGFKQANDTYGHNISDAVLIKVSSRIKDVLKENLLARFGGDEFVALIKDIDDIENLKTIFDDILNSVNDDIIINDMNIKVGVSIGATLYPQKEKINISGLVKQADWAMYKAKYSGKNRFYIFDEEKDSLFDYYNQMILSNDEFSHDEFILMYQPVVNTKDKKIISFEALIRWKHPQKGIVLPLDFLHVLKHKKWITDFSIWVIKFALSTIKDLGLKHTNISVNIPLKQLRDPLFFDKFKKLCSEYGAICHLLEIEVTDVPLSTSTTFDGIFKYKDLGINLVFDDFGLDTAFIKTMKYIQADIYKINKDYALEILEDSANIEVLQNIYSVCKAFGKTPVIKGVSDERIYKIVSSIGFDNIQGNLISEPMREDEILPFMNNFEFKIAQSLNLKSDLCLFYAFEIASIYKLLFKNRNLNSAEKTDFEFEKYFKTHEEFATRYSEPLLDESKNLIADIYNSKDKNSHLISRLKEIRSDLLNKIDGDEI, encoded by the coding sequence ATGTCTAGTAGCGATCTGCTTTCTTATGGGCTTATTAAACGAGCCTACCTAATATCTGTTTTATCTATTGTCTCTATCATTTCTCTCATTATTTTTATATTTTTTATCAAAATTGATAAGATAGAAAACAACCTAAAAACGTTAAATTTATACTATATGTCAAATATAATAAATAAAATAGACTTTATAAATCATGATTTTTCTTTGCTTAAAGATTCAAAAATATCTACTACTAAATTTAAACAGATCGTAGATTCGCATATGTTTTTAAAAGCCGTTTATATTTTAGATAAAGATTCAAAAATAATGCAAACTTACGGCGATCCAGAACAAAGACTAGATAGCTTTTTGATTTTTGATAAAAAAAGAAAATTTAGAGAAAATGGTGTTTTTATATCAAGATTCGTATTTGATAATGATGGCAACGCTACTGTTTTTATGGCTATACCAAGCTATGAAGGTACAAAGATCTTAGCACAAGTAGATATCTCGAAAATAGTGCATTCTTTATCAATGACTAATGATACCTTTTTTATAGATTCGTCTGGTTTTCTTTTACCAGGTGGAAATGGTGAAAATATTTATGATATGCTTAGCTTGAAAAATGATCTTAAAAGCAATGACAATTATGGTATTTCATTTGATGGAGAGGGCGGTGCTAGTTTTTACTGTGTGCATTTTAATGATATATTAAATATCGGTATCGTTTCTAAAAAGCCGTTTTTGGACATTTTTAAAGAAAATCTTGCATTTTTTAGTTTGGCATTGATCGCTCTAGTACTTTTTGGACTTTTAGCTTTTGATAATTTTCTTTTTATAAGAGAAGGCTTTGTAAAGCAGATAAAAAATTTAAAAGAAATGCTTGAGAAGCTCAAGATAGGTGAGTTTTATCAATCCGAACTTAGTGGTGCTTTTAAAGATATACAAGAAAATACGATCGATATTTATCTACAAGAACTCATCGCTATAAATGATCTTAGAGACTATAAAGAGCAGTACGCGCTGATATTTCAAAAAAGCAGTATAAATATCTTGTTTATAGACGCTAAAACGGCTCAGATCATAGACGCAAGTAGCGCTGCTGTTGAGTTTTACGGATATGACAAGACTCATCTTCTTTCGATGAGTTTTTATAAACTACAAGCTTGCAATCCATACAAACACGCACACGTTCAAGCAAATTCTCTTTATGATAGTGGCAATATTCTTTGTACTCATAAAATGGCAAATGGAGATCTTAGAAAAGTTCAGATCAGTACGACGCCTATACTTACCAATTTAAACAGCCTTTATTTTATGATAGTCTGGGACGTGACGGAGCATCAACTAAAACTAGATAATCTTAGAAAAGAAAAGCAGCTTTTAGGGCTTAGTCCTGTGCTTATAGTTTCGTTTAAATTAGATGAGATTTGGAAAGTCGTGCAAATTTCAAACAACGTATCTGATATACTTGGATATAACGTAGAAGATGTGATTTTCAATGATTTTGGATTTAAAAGCATCATTCACGAAGAAGATATTATCCCTATATTAAGAGATGTAAATCATAAAGTCAAGCTTTTTGGAACATACTATGAGCCTGATGGTGAGTTTGAGAGATCTTGTAGGATACTTCTTAAGAGTAAAAAATATGAATGGTTTAAAGTATATATTAAAATTTCAAAAGATAGTTTTGATGGTATCATAGCTACTTTATTTATGTTTAAAAATAGCCGCCAAAAATTACTAGAAGATATGTATAAAGAAAAGATCAATAAATACCAAAATTTCTTATGGGCATCATCTGCCATATCTTTTGAATATGACTGCAAAAGTCAAACTTATCACTTTTCAAATAACTTTTTTAATCTTCTTGAATACAAACCAGAAGAGCTAGATACGATAAAATTTGAAACGCTTGCAAAGATTATCCATCAAAATGATCTGGATAAATTCTACAAAATGCAGACAAAATGTATAAACGGAGATATAGATAATCTATATCTAGAGATAAGATTTGTATCAAAAGATGAAAGAATAATCTGGATGGCGATAAAAGGCAAAAGGTTAAATTCTCATCAAGACATCGGAAATATATGCGGCATCATAGAAGACATAAGCAAGCGAATAAAAACAGAATCTCAGCTAAAACTTATCGCGAGCGTATTTTCATACTCTAGGGAAGCCATAACCATTACTGATCTACATGCAAATATACTTGACGTAAATGACGCATTTACACAAATAACTGGTTATTCTAAAGAAGAAGTCATAGGAAAAAATCCAAATATTTTATCATCAAATAGGCATAATGTAGATTTTTATGTAGATATGTGGAAAAATATAAAAGAATTTGGCTTTTGGCGTGGTGAAATTTGGAACAAACGTAAAAATGGAGACGTATATCCTGAGATGCTTACTATAAGCTCTGTTAAGAATGGCGATGGCGAAGTGCAAAACTACGTAGGTATATTTTCAGATATAACTCAGTCTAAGAAAAATGAAGTCAGACTTGAACAAATAGCGCATTTTGACCCTTTAACAAAGCTTCCAAATAAATTTTTTGTTTTAGAAAAACTATCTAAATTTATGAAAGAAGCCAAAGCAAATAATAAAAAGCTAGGTTTAGTTTATTTTGATTTAGACGGTTTTAAACAAGCAAATGATACATACGGACACAATATCAGCGACGCTGTTTTGATCAAGGTTTCATCTCGTATAAAAGATGTTTTAAAAGAAAATCTTTTGGCTAGATTTGGCGGAGACGAGTTCGTAGCATTGATAAAAGATATAGATGATATAGAGAATTTAAAAACTATATTTGATGATATACTAAACTCGGTAAATGATGATATAATCATAAATGATATGAATATAAAAGTTGGAGTAAGTATAGGTGCTACTTTGTATCCGCAAAAAGAAAAGATAAACATAAGTGGTCTTGTAAAACAAGCTGATTGGGCTATGTATAAAGCAAAATATTCTGGTAAAAATAGATTTTATATCTTTGATGAGGAGAAAGACTCTTTATTTGATTATTATAACCAGATGATTTTGTCCAATGATGAGTTTAGTCACGATGAGTTTATCTTGATGTATCAACCAGTAGTAAATACGAAAGATAAAAAAATAATAAGCTTCGAAGCTTTGATCAGATGGAAACATCCGCAAAAAGGTATTGTGCTACCGCTTGATTTTTTACATGTTTTAAAACATAAAAAATGGATAACCGATTTTAGCATCTGGGTTATAAAATTTGCACTTTCAACCATAAAAGATCTCGGTTTAAAACATACTAATATCAGTGTCAATATACCTCTTAAACAGCTAAGAGATCCACTGTTTTTTGATAAATTTAAAAAGTTATGTAGCGAGTACGGTGCTATTTGTCATCTTTTAGAGATCGAAGTTACTGATGTGCCGCTATCTACAAGCACTACTTTTGATGGGATTTTTAAATATAAAGATCTAGGGATAAATTTGGTATTTGATGACTTTGGTTTAGATACGGCTTTTATTAAAACGATGAAATATATCCAAGCAGATATCTATAAGATAAATAAAGATTATGCATTAGAGATCTTAGAAGATAGCGCAAATATAGAAGTATTGCAAAATATATATAGTGTTTGTAAGGCGTTTGGTAAGACTCCAGTGATCAAAGGCGTAAGTGATGAACGAATATATAAAATCGTCTCAAGCATAGGATTTGACAATATCCAAGGAAATCTAATATCAGAACCTATGAGAGAAGATGAGATCTTGCCTTTTATGAATAATTTTGAGTTTAAAATCGCTCAATCTTTAAATTTAAAAAGCGATTTATGTTTATTTTATGCATTTGAGATAGCTTCTATATATAAATTATTATTTAAAAATAGAAATTTAAATAGCGCTGAGAAAACGGATTTTGAATTTGAAAAATACTTCAAGACCCATGAAGAATTTGCCACTAGATATTCTGAGCCGTTGCTAGATGAGTCTAAGAATTTGATAGCAGATATTTACAATAGCAAAGATAAAAATAGCCATTTGATATCAAGGCTAAAAGAGATAAGATCTGATTTACTAAATAAAATAGACGGAGATGAAATTTGA
- a CDS encoding TOBE domain-containing protein: protein MQLSARNQLLVEISEVKRGAVNSEIIAKLDEGENLRAIITEQSEEALGLTVNKKVLFIFKASSVILGKVSNEKDLLISAANKIKGKVCDIKLGAVNAEVIIQTRSNHKISSIITNESVKNLDIKMGDEVLALIKASNILIGVNK from the coding sequence ATGCAATTAAGCGCGAGAAATCAACTTTTAGTTGAGATTTCAGAAGTCAAAAGAGGCGCAGTAAATTCAGAAATTATAGCCAAACTTGATGAAGGTGAAAATTTAAGAGCTATCATCACAGAACAAAGCGAAGAAGCGCTAGGTTTAACCGTCAATAAAAAAGTTCTTTTTATATTTAAAGCTTCTAGCGTAATACTTGGAAAAGTATCTAATGAAAAAGATCTACTTATATCTGCAGCTAACAAAATAAAAGGTAAAGTTTGCGACATCAAACTTGGCGCTGTTAACGCAGAAGTCATTATCCAAACAAGATCAAACCACAAGATATCAAGTATCATCACAAATGAATCAGTCAAGAATTTAGATATAAAAATGGGAGATGAAGTTTTAGCTCTGATAAAAGCTAGCAACATTCTTATCGGCGTTAATAAATAG
- a CDS encoding TOBE domain-containing protein, with the protein MKADINLALFLEGDTALLAKHIKLLKAIDKTKSITKAAKEEDISYKNAWDSLDILNNKSKFPLIVRASGNRKNSGSELSDYAKKLIKTYDAILKAQKAFLDEICKDEDINENTIMQLAKMNIKLSARNQLLVTITDIKTGAVNSQITAKLSSSETLKANITVESQQNLGLSVGKEVLFLFKAPSVILSKDELDGTQISAENQLKGKVLEAKLGSVNAEICVQIGQHQKIVSIITNRSAADMGISVGDNITAMIKANDILVGA; encoded by the coding sequence ATGAAAGCCGATATCAACCTAGCACTATTTTTAGAAGGCGACACTGCATTATTAGCAAAACATATCAAACTTTTAAAAGCGATAGATAAAACAAAAAGCATAACAAAAGCAGCTAAAGAAGAGGATATTTCATATAAAAATGCTTGGGATAGTTTAGATATTTTAAATAATAAATCAAAATTTCCTCTGATAGTACGAGCAAGTGGGAACAGAAAAAATAGCGGTAGCGAACTAAGTGATTATGCTAAAAAATTAATAAAAACTTATGATGCCATACTAAAAGCACAAAAAGCATTTTTAGATGAGATCTGCAAAGATGAAGATATAAACGAAAACACTATAATGCAACTTGCAAAAATGAATATAAAACTAAGCGCGAGAAATCAACTTTTAGTAACTATAACAGACATAAAAACAGGCGCGGTAAACTCACAGATCACAGCAAAGCTAAGTAGTAGCGAAACACTAAAAGCCAACATTACTGTAGAAAGTCAGCAAAATCTAGGACTAAGCGTTGGAAAAGAAGTGCTATTTTTGTTTAAAGCTCCAAGCGTTATACTTTCAAAAGATGAGCTTGATGGCACGCAAATATCTGCTGAAAATCAACTAAAAGGTAAAGTCTTAGAAGCGAAGCTAGGTAGCGTAAATGCGGAAATTTGTGTACAGATCGGACAACATCAAAAGATAGTATCTATCATCACAAATAGATCAGCCGCAGATATGGGGATAAGCGTTGGAGATAACATTACTGCGATGATAAAGGCTAACGATATTTTAGTAGGAGCGTAA
- the modA gene encoding molybdate ABC transporter substrate-binding protein yields the protein MKKLLLLISFVLVSYASELNIAAAANTTYAFDDIKSEFKKLYPDANLNVSLGSSGKLVAQVKNGAPFEVFMAANMDFANGLYKDGFASQEAVVYAKGKVAMLSVRGFDLSKGLEVLKDPKVKTIIIANPKTAPYGTASIEAFKNAGIYDAIKDKIIEAGSIGEALSQTLKAGDVGFVAASSMYSPKMKEYKEGENFVLVDSKLYTTIDQGIVVLKNGDKNPLAKEFYDFILGSKGKEIFKKYGYDF from the coding sequence ATGAAAAAATTGTTACTTCTCATCTCGTTTGTACTAGTTTCTTATGCTAGCGAACTAAACATTGCCGCTGCGGCAAATACGACTTATGCGTTTGATGATATCAAAAGTGAATTCAAAAAGCTTTACCCAGATGCAAATTTAAACGTAAGCTTAGGATCTAGCGGAAAACTAGTAGCTCAAGTCAAAAATGGTGCTCCTTTTGAAGTATTTATGGCCGCAAATATGGATTTTGCAAACGGCTTGTACAAAGACGGTTTTGCTTCACAAGAAGCCGTAGTTTATGCAAAAGGTAAAGTCGCTATGCTAAGCGTAAGAGGATTTGATCTAAGCAAAGGTTTAGAAGTATTAAAAGATCCAAAAGTCAAAACTATCATAATAGCAAATCCAAAAACCGCACCTTATGGAACTGCTAGCATTGAAGCTTTTAAAAATGCAGGAATTTATGATGCTATAAAAGATAAGATCATCGAAGCAGGAAGTATCGGCGAAGCTCTTAGTCAAACTCTAAAAGCTGGCGATGTCGGTTTTGTAGCTGCTAGCTCTATGTATAGCCCAAAGATGAAAGAGTATAAAGAAGGCGAAAACTTTGTTTTAGTAGATAGCAAACTTTATACAACTATCGATCAAGGCATAGTAGTACTAAAAAATGGTGATAAAAATCCACTTGCCAAAGAATTTTATGACTTTATTTTAGGTAGTAAAGGTAAAGAGATATTTAAAAAATACGGATATGATTTTTAA
- a CDS encoding efflux RND transporter permease subunit, translating to MKNIFKFIVEFPKIVLFLSIILSVIFGFFSLKLEIDASTQTLLLDNDKELSIWRDISKRYKSPNFLVIAYTPKDDLLSQKTLAKIDKISNQLLNLSSVKSVFSVLNAPLLQNKDIPLSDLIKHIPSLKDEDINQDAAKFELLNSPLYKNNLVSSDFKTTAIVINLYEDEKYDEFLQKREYLKEKEVNSTINKFERIELLNLNKEFKKYRDEIRIKEHKNIEDIRAILAENRGDERLFLGGINMIADDMISYVKNDLYTYGAAALLLLMLCLWLFFRQMRFVMIPVLVCFVSTLLASGLFGLLKFEITVISSNYIALQLIITISVVIHLITGYRELYLRHPNYSQKRLVYLALRSRANPCFFAVFTTVIGFVSLCFSDIKPIIMLGIMMSVGVSVSLIVAFVVFGSSTVLLSKKDPKCNFENSFKLTLWCANFAIKDRKTIYIFSILLLIFGLYGISKLKIENSFIGYFKEDTEIYKGMQVIDTKLGGTVPIDIIIKFKDQTTNQSGDSKEDAFDDFESEFRLKENDHQYWFSVYKMDIVKKVDRFLQNYKFIGNVSSLGTLLEVAKGLNKGEELDSLSLALLYNGLPEQYKQILLTPYISIQDNEVHFIARTVDSSKDLRRDEFIKTLQNSLALLLKDDNVEVSVHGVMVLYNNMLQSLITSQTSTFGFAVLALFLIFVFIFKSVKLSLIGIVSNLIPLCAVFGVMGIAGIPLDIMSITIAAISLGIGVDDIIHYVHRYKIELRTKDRLSAIKAAHTSIGYAMQYTSFAIFLGFSVMCFSNFWPTIYFGFLTDLVMFMMLGGALLLLPSLIISFYFANLKKE from the coding sequence ATGAAAAATATTTTCAAATTTATAGTAGAATTCCCCAAAATAGTGCTGTTTTTAAGCATTATTTTATCGGTCATTTTTGGATTTTTCAGTTTAAAGCTAGAAATCGACGCTTCTACTCAAACTCTTCTTTTGGACAATGATAAAGAGCTTTCTATCTGGAGAGATATATCAAAACGTTATAAAAGTCCAAACTTTTTAGTCATCGCTTATACCCCCAAAGATGATTTGCTATCCCAAAAAACACTTGCTAAAATAGATAAAATTTCAAATCAGCTTTTAAATTTAAGCTCTGTGAAAAGTGTTTTTTCTGTGTTAAATGCTCCGCTTTTGCAGAACAAAGATATACCTCTAAGCGATCTGATAAAACATATCCCAAGCCTTAAAGACGAAGACATAAATCAAGACGCTGCAAAATTTGAGCTTTTAAACAGTCCTCTTTATAAAAATAATCTCGTAAGTAGCGATTTTAAAACTACTGCTATAGTTATAAATTTATACGAAGATGAAAAATACGATGAGTTTTTGCAAAAAAGAGAATATCTAAAAGAAAAAGAGGTAAACTCTACTATAAATAAATTTGAAAGAATAGAGCTTCTAAATTTAAATAAGGAATTTAAAAAATACCGCGATGAAATTCGTATAAAAGAGCATAAAAATATAGAAGATATTAGAGCTATTTTAGCTGAAAATAGAGGCGATGAAAGACTATTTTTAGGTGGTATAAATATGATCGCCGATGATATGATAAGCTATGTCAAAAACGATCTTTATACATATGGAGCAGCAGCTCTTTTGCTTTTGATGCTATGTTTGTGGCTGTTCTTTAGACAGATGAGATTTGTTATGATCCCAGTTTTGGTCTGTTTTGTGAGCACACTCTTGGCTAGCGGACTTTTTGGTCTGCTTAAGTTTGAGATAACAGTCATAAGCTCAAATTATATAGCTTTACAGCTAATTATCACGATTTCGGTCGTTATACATTTGATCACAGGTTATAGAGAGCTGTATCTGCGTCATCCAAATTATTCTCAAAAAAGACTTGTTTATCTAGCTTTAAGATCGCGCGCAAATCCTTGCTTTTTTGCCGTATTTACGACTGTTATTGGTTTTGTATCTTTATGCTTTAGCGATATCAAGCCTATAATAATGTTAGGAATAATGATGAGCGTTGGCGTAAGCGTTTCGCTGATAGTGGCTTTTGTGGTGTTTGGCTCAAGTACGGTGCTGCTATCTAAAAAAGATCCTAAATGCAACTTTGAAAATAGTTTTAAACTCACACTTTGGTGTGCAAATTTTGCTATAAAAGACAGAAAAACTATCTATATATTTAGTATTTTGTTGCTTATTTTTGGACTTTATGGCATATCTAAGCTAAAAATTGAAAATAGTTTTATAGGTTATTTTAAAGAAGATACGGAAATTTATAAAGGTATGCAAGTCATCGACACAAAGCTTGGTGGAACAGTGCCTATTGATATCATAATCAAATTTAAAGACCAAACCACAAACCAAAGTGGAGATTCTAAAGAAGATGCGTTTGATGATTTCGAGAGTGAATTTAGGCTCAAAGAAAACGATCATCAGTACTGGTTTTCCGTGTATAAAATGGATATAGTAAAAAAAGTAGATCGCTTCTTACAAAATTATAAATTTATAGGAAATGTTAGCTCTTTAGGGACTTTACTAGAAGTTGCAAAAGGTCTAAATAAAGGCGAAGAACTAGACTCTTTAAGCCTTGCATTATTATATAACGGCCTACCTGAGCAGTATAAGCAGATACTCCTCACTCCATATATCAGCATACAAGATAACGAAGTGCATTTTATAGCTAGAACAGTAGATAGCAGCAAAGATCTTAGGCGAGATGAGTTCATAAAAACACTTCAAAATAGTCTTGCTCTTTTGTTGAAAGATGATAACGTAGAAGTAAGCGTGCATGGCGTTATGGTGCTTTATAACAATATGCTTCAAAGTCTTATAACCTCACAAACTAGCACTTTTGGCTTTGCTGTTTTAGCACTATTTTTGATTTTTGTATTTATATTTAAAAGCGTAAAACTCTCTCTCATCGGTATAGTTTCAAATTTAATCCCACTTTGCGCTGTTTTTGGCGTCATGGGAATAGCTGGAATTCCGCTTGATATTATGAGTATAACGATAGCCGCCATTAGTCTTGGTATCGGCGTTGATGACATCATACACTATGTTCATAGATACAAGATAGAGCTAAGGACAAAAGATAGACTAAGTGCTATAAAAGCAGCTCACACAAGTATAGGATATGCAATGCAATATACTTCGTTTGCGATATTTTTGGGCTTTAGCGTTATGTGTTTTAGCAACTTTTGGCCTACTATTTATTTTGGATTTTTAACAGATCTTGTTATGTTTATGATGCTTGGCGGCGCTTTATTATTACTGCCATCTTTGATCATATCTTTTTATTTTGCAAATCTTAAAAAAGAGTAG
- a CDS encoding Tgt2/MlaC family protein produces the protein MKKIIFIFIISVSFCFALNVNQIDQTMKTDLDKTLSILKDKSLDNDKKSQKLFEMFDSYFDYKLMAKLALSKHYNSLNDDEKARFSEAFERRLKKSFTDKLVFYTDQNIEITGSQRPNPNRYFLDTQILNDGTIYKIIFKFYKANADDFLIYDVDILGVSIIQTYRSQFNNLSGNLSFEQILKRLDTTNLPDDQTAKK, from the coding sequence TTGAAAAAAATTATATTTATTTTTATTATAAGCGTTAGCTTTTGTTTTGCTTTAAATGTCAATCAGATAGATCAAACGATGAAAACAGATCTTGATAAAACTCTTTCTATACTAAAAGATAAATCTTTGGATAATGATAAAAAATCACAAAAATTGTTTGAGATGTTTGACTCGTATTTCGACTACAAGCTCATGGCAAAGCTCGCACTTTCAAAGCATTATAATAGTTTAAATGATGATGAAAAAGCTAGGTTTTCAGAGGCTTTTGAGAGAAGGCTTAAAAAGTCTTTTACTGATAAACTTGTATTTTATACGGATCAAAACATAGAAATAACAGGATCTCAAAGACCAAATCCAAATCGTTATTTTTTAGATACTCAAATTCTAAATGATGGAACTATCTATAAGATAATCTTTAAATTTTATAAAGCAAACGCAGACGATTTTTTGATATATGATGTCGATATACTGGGCGTTAGCATTATCCAAACGTATAGATCTCAATTCAATAATTTAAGCGGAAATTTAAGCTTTGAGCAGATACTAAAAAGACTAGATACCACAAATTTACCAGATGATCAAACAGCAAAAAAATAA
- a CDS encoding MlaA family lipoprotein: protein MSSLFANDISSFESEYEEQSDFDPLSGYNRVMTDINDVLYKNLFIPVFKGYDYVMPDEGQTAISNFFYNILYPIRLINNLLQFKFKNAGDETLRFVANTIVGFAGISDVATNIYGIRKHDEDFGQTLGYWGMGSGFPVVLPVLGQSNLRDMFGLGGDYFTNPINYMNVWWAKDSKFINFSTAVFMQINEESLDPNRYINLTSDAIDLYPFIKNAYEQRRNALIKE from the coding sequence ATGAGCAGTTTGTTTGCTAATGACATATCATCGTTTGAGAGCGAGTATGAAGAACAAAGCGACTTTGATCCGCTTAGCGGGTACAATAGAGTTATGACAGATATCAATGATGTACTTTATAAAAATCTATTTATACCTGTATTTAAAGGTTATGACTATGTTATGCCAGATGAGGGACAAACTGCTATTAGCAACTTTTTTTATAATATTTTGTACCCTATAAGACTTATAAATAATCTTTTACAATTTAAATTTAAAAACGCCGGCGATGAAACTCTAAGATTTGTAGCAAACACTATAGTCGGTTTTGCAGGTATTAGTGACGTAGCTACAAATATTTATGGGATTAGAAAGCACGATGAGGATTTTGGTCAAACGCTTGGATACTGGGGTATGGGAAGTGGATTTCCAGTAGTTTTGCCAGTACTTGGACAATCAAATTTAAGAGATATGTTTGGACTAGGCGGGGATTATTTCACAAATCCTATCAACTATATGAATGTTTGGTGGGCAAAAGATAGCAAATTTATAAACTTTAGCACGGCAGTCTTTATGCAAATAAACGAAGAATCTCTAGATCCAAATAGATATATAAATTTAACAAGCGATGCTATAGATTTGTATCCGTTTATCAAAAATGCATATGAACAACGTAGAAATGCACTAATAAAGGAATGA
- a CDS encoding BON domain-containing protein, giving the protein MKQIIIFILPLVLSGCVGLIATGMNVNTAYNAYAISKDERGIYSIVSDKIIKTKIQSKILGSKNLSNFDIDVEVFWAEVFLIGEVETLEQKLELVEIAKNTNGVEKIKTYIKLKKDRVCSSSDELAILTSLKKELFSDSLINSTNIGVSVVQCDVVFSGVVESIEQEKRAIWYATHTQNVVDIYSFLRFAK; this is encoded by the coding sequence ATGAAGCAAATAATCATATTTATACTGCCGCTGGTACTTAGTGGATGCGTAGGGCTAATAGCTACTGGAATGAATGTAAATACGGCATATAACGCCTATGCCATCTCAAAAGACGAACGCGGAATTTACTCCATTGTTTCTGATAAAATCATAAAAACCAAAATCCAATCCAAGATACTCGGCTCAAAAAATTTGAGCAATTTCGATATAGACGTGGAAGTATTTTGGGCAGAAGTTTTTCTTATAGGCGAAGTTGAGACTTTAGAACAAAAACTAGAACTAGTAGAAATAGCGAAAAATACTAACGGCGTAGAAAAGATAAAAACATATATCAAACTCAAAAAAGATAGGGTTTGTTCAAGTTCTGATGAGCTTGCTATACTTACGAGTTTGAAAAAAGAATTATTCTCAGATAGTCTTATAAACAGCACAAATATAGGCGTGAGCGTAGTCCAATGCGACGTAGTATTTAGTGGAGTGGTAGAGAGTATAGAACAAGAAAAAAGAGCGATATGGTATGCCACTCATACACAAAACGTCGTAGATATCTACTCTTTTTTAAGATTTGCAAAATAA